TTAAAAGAGATTACGAACGTTTGAGCGATAGCTATGAGCGCAATAATTTTTTGCCTTTAGGAGTGGGGGCAATGGCGGGCACTCCTTATGGGACCGATCGTGAAATGATGGCAAAAGCATTAGGTTTTAAAGCACCCACTTTGAATGCGATGGATACGGTGAGTGAGCGAGATTTTGCATTAGATTTGCTTTATGATATTTCAATGTTATTTATGCATATTTCTAGGATTGCTGAGGAGCTTGTGCTTTGGAGTAGCTATGAGTTTAAATTCATCACACTTTCAGATGCCTATTCTACAGGAAGTTCCATTATGCCTCAAAAGAAAAATCCCGACGTTCCTGAACTTTTGCGCGCCAAAAGTGGTAGGGTTTTTGGGAATTTAATGGCACTTTTAAGCGTGATGAAAGGATTGCCCTTAGCATACAATAAAGATACGCAAGAAGACAAAGAAGGGGTATTTGATAGCGTTAGCACGGCTTTGATTTCTTTGGATATTTTACAAGAAGTTATTGCTACAATGAATATTCATCCTGAAAATATGCTAAAAATGGCTAAAATAGGGCACTTAACTGCAACGGATTTGGCAGATTTTTTGGTTAGAAAAAATAAACTTCCTTTTAGAGAGGCACATCAGATTACAGGTAAAATCGTTGCATTTGCTGAAGAAAAAGGTGTTGATATCAGCGAGCTTGAAGAGGAAGAGATTTTTACCCTTGCATCTTTAGAAATTTCAGGAGTTAAGGAAGTTTTAAATTTAAAAACATCAATGAACGCCCGCGACAGCTTTGGGGGAACAGCTAGTAAAAGAACTTGCGAGCAGATAGATATTCTTCAAAAATGGATAAAAGAGCATAAAAATGGATAAACAAAAACAAATCATAGAAATGTTTGACCAAATAGCACCTACTTATGATAGTGCTAATCGTATTTTGAGTTTAGGGATTGATGTAAAATGGAGGAAAGAGGCTTGCAAAAAGGCTTTTGAATATGCGCCTGATTTAAACAAGGCAGTTATTTTGGATGTTGCTTGCGGTACAGGAGATATGATTTTGCATTGGCGTAAAAATGCTTCTGGATTTGGCAAATCAATCCAAAAAATCATTGGTATTGATCCTTCAGAGGGTATGCTTGAGATTGCTAAGGAAAAACTTGAAAAATATTTGCAATCTCAAGAAGTGGAGTTGTTGTTAGGGGAGGCCAAGAATCTTAAGGCAGTAGAATCTGAAAGTGTTGATATTCTTTCTATCGCTTATGGTCTTAGGAATGTCGTGGATCTGAAAGAGGCATTGCAAGAATTTGCACGAGTTTTGAAAAAAAATGGAATTTTAATAGTGCTTGAATTTACAAAAAAAGAAAAAGAGAATTTTTTGGATAAAATAACAGGTTTTTATACAAAAAAAGTACTTCCCTTAATCGGGGCGGCAGTATCAAGAAACTATAAGGCTTACAGATATTTGCCCGATTCCATAGGAGAATTTTTGAGTGTTGAGCGGCTTAAGGAGGAATTGAACAAGGTTGGGATTGAGACCAAATTTGCCAAGACCTATAGTGCAGGTATTTCGACTTTACTCATCGGGATGAAACGATAAAATGAACGATAAAACTTTTCTAAAAAATTTTTTAGCACTTTCAGAGCCTTTTACGTGGGCTATATTAATAGTCTTGGGGATTTGTTTTTATTTACTTTGGGTTTTGCAGAAGAAAAATTTCAGTTTTTCTGTAAGAATGCTGATAGCTTTGGTGATGGGAGTGACTTTTGGAGTAGTGCTTCAGAGTATGGCAGGGTTTCCTCAGTACGATCAAATGCAAAATATTCCTTGGTTGTTTGAAATAAAAATATGGTTTGGATTTTTTGGCAAAGCGTTCGTAAGTTTTATCAAAATGCTTGTTATCCCTATCATTTTGTTTTCAATGATTCGAATTATTTTGCATATTGATAATGGGATTAATTTAAAAGCACTCTTGAGTCGTTCGCTTTTTTGGCTTTTATTTACGACTGCGATTGCTGCGAGTTTAGGCATTACCTTGGCTGTTTGTTTTGGTCTAGGAGAAAATTTTAATGCTTATGTAGGAGATAAGGCAATTCGAGAGGTAAAAACATTTGCAGATGTTTTATTAGGTTTAATTCCTGCTAATCCGATTGCAGCAATGAGTGGTGATAATATTGTCGGGGTAGTTATCTTGACATTTTTCGTAGGTTTTGGAGCAAGGATTATTGCTAAAAAGAGTGAATTTAAAAAGGCTTCTGATATTTTTTCTGATTTGATTGAAGCAGGTTATCAAATCGTGATGTGGATGACCTTGTTTATCATTCGTTTTATGCCTTATGCAGTTGTTTGTATGATGGCAAACACATTGATTTCAAATGGTTTTGGAGCAATTAAGGACGCAATGCTTTTTGTGGGGCTGATTTATTTAGCAATGGTGATTATGTTTGCTATCCATTTGATATTGGTAGGTTTTCACGGTCTCAACCCTTGGATTTATTTTAAAAAGGCTCTTGATACGTGGCTACTTGCTTTTACTAGCAGGTCTTCAGTGGCAATGCTCCCTTTAACGATTTCCACATTGACTAATAAGCTTGGAGTTAATGCAGGAACAGCTAATTTTACAGCGTCTTTGGGTAGCACTGTGGGGTTAAATGGGTGTGCGGGATATTTTCCGGCAATGACAGCAGTTTTTATTGCGAATTTATTGGGTGTGCAGATTGATTTTAGTTTTATGGTGATGGTAGTGGTTGTAGCTGTTTTGGGATCTTTGGGTATAGCAGGAATTCCAGGAGTGGCAACTATGGCAGCTTCTATTATGCTTGCAGGAATTGGTTTTGGTGAATATTTTGGTCTTTTGTCCATTGTTCTTGCTATTGATCCTATTCTTGATATGGCACGCACTTTAAGCAATGTTTCTGGTGCTATGACTTCTGCAGTTTGTGCAGATAAAGAGCTTGGCACTTTAGATAAGAAAGTTTATAATAGTTAGATGGGGAGTATTTATGGAAGAAATAAGTTTTGAAGCAAGGATAGATAAAGCCAAGGAAATTCTTGGAAAACTCAATGCCCAAAATCTAAATCTTAAAGAAGGACTAAGCCTTTATAAAGAAGGAATGGAAGAGCTTGAATTGGCGCAAAAAATGCTTGAAGAAGCTAAATTGGAGTATCAGGAGTTAAAATCAAATAATGCTCAAGCAAAGGAAAAAGAATGAATCTAGCAATCTTTCAACTGCCTTCGCTTCCCTTTAAGGAAAATAAACTTGCTTCTTATTTGAAAGCAATCAAAAAAGGTTCGATAGTTGTGCTTGGAGAGTATGTTTTGAATCTTTTTTTTCACGAAATCAGCGATGTTCCTAAGGATATTATCAATAAAACCACCCAAAGCAAACTTTCTGAACTTACAAAGCTGGCTAAAAAATATAGCTTGATTATCGTTGCACCCGTATTATGCGGAAATGAAAAAAAAATTTATAAAAAAATAGCCATTATTGATGGGAAGAAAATTGATTTTTATACCCAACAAAAGTTGATCTCCTATCCTCATTGGGATGAAGAGGCATTTTTTGGAAATTCTAAGGTTAAAACTTTGAAACTTCCTTATGTATTTGAAAAAGAAGGTTTAAAAATTGCAGTTCTGTTTGGTTTTGAACTGCATTTTGATGAGATATGGATAAAAATGAAAAATGCCGGTGTGGATATTGTGCTTTTATGTACTGCTTGCACGTTTGATTCTAATCAGAGATGGCGAGATTTGTGCAAAGCAAGAGCATTTTTTAACTCTTGTGTGGTCGTGAGGGCGAATCGAATCGGGGAATATACTCACGAGGGTTTCCAGTGGAATTTTTACGGGGATAGCTTTATTGCTTTGCCCAATGGAAAAATAGAGGATAGTTTGGGCAACAAAGAAGAAGTTTTATGTGCAGAAATAGAAAAATCCCAAATTGAAGAGTTTGTAAAAGAATGGAAATTTAGGGAAGTTGAATCCCTTGTTCAGAAAATTTAACAAATTTGGGTATAATCCTTTTTCTTTAGAAAAAATTCACCTCTTTAGTTATTCTACCAAACAAGGGAAATTATGTCTGCAAAAATAGTCAATGAAGAATTGGAAAATTTATTTAAAGAGGCTGAAAGCGGTTTTGTATCTTATGAAAAAATAGCTCAGACGCTTCAGAAAGCCCCGACACTTGCCCAAATTAAAAAAATTAGGGAATTAGCTCAGAAATACAAGAGGACTCTTGTGAGTTCCTCAGAATTGGCAAAAAAACTCAATACCAGAGATGAAATCAAGCTTGCTGAAGAAAAAAGAAAGGTTTTGGACGAAGAGCTTGAAGATGAATTTGATTTTATGAAAGAAAGAGAGCTTTTAGAGTGGAGTAGAAGCGATAGTCCTGTT
The sequence above is a segment of the Helicobacter sp. 12S02232-10 genome. Coding sequences within it:
- a CDS encoding carbon-nitrogen hydrolase family protein, with translation MNLAIFQLPSLPFKENKLASYLKAIKKGSIVVLGEYVLNLFFHEISDVPKDIINKTTQSKLSELTKLAKKYSLIIVAPVLCGNEKKIYKKIAIIDGKKIDFYTQQKLISYPHWDEEAFFGNSKVKTLKLPYVFEKEGLKIAVLFGFELHFDEIWIKMKNAGVDIVLLCTACTFDSNQRWRDLCKARAFFNSCVVVRANRIGEYTHEGFQWNFYGDSFIALPNGKIEDSLGNKEEVLCAEIEKSQIEEFVKEWKFREVESLVQKI
- the argH gene encoding argininosuccinate lyase: MAKLWGGRFGAESSSLLDRFNASIGFDQQLWKYDIEGSKIHAKMLLSIGILNDEEYCKIIEGLVHIGTQIEKGEFEFRISDEDIHMAIEAALTDLIGEAGKKLHTGRSRNDQVALDFRMYVLDHNQIIRRKILNLMEALLKIAQLHTETIMPGMTHLQHAQPINFGFHMVAWCVNFKRDYERLSDSYERNNFLPLGVGAMAGTPYGTDREMMAKALGFKAPTLNAMDTVSERDFALDLLYDISMLFMHISRIAEELVLWSSYEFKFITLSDAYSTGSSIMPQKKNPDVPELLRAKSGRVFGNLMALLSVMKGLPLAYNKDTQEDKEGVFDSVSTALISLDILQEVIATMNIHPENMLKMAKIGHLTATDLADFLVRKNKLPFREAHQITGKIVAFAEEKGVDISELEEEEIFTLASLEISGVKEVLNLKTSMNARDSFGGTASKRTCEQIDILQKWIKEHKNG
- the xseB gene encoding exodeoxyribonuclease VII small subunit, translating into MEEISFEARIDKAKEILGKLNAQNLNLKEGLSLYKEGMEELELAQKMLEEAKLEYQELKSNNAQAKEKE
- the ubiE gene encoding bifunctional demethylmenaquinone methyltransferase/2-methoxy-6-polyprenyl-1,4-benzoquinol methylase UbiE, with the translated sequence MDKQKQIIEMFDQIAPTYDSANRILSLGIDVKWRKEACKKAFEYAPDLNKAVILDVACGTGDMILHWRKNASGFGKSIQKIIGIDPSEGMLEIAKEKLEKYLQSQEVELLLGEAKNLKAVESESVDILSIAYGLRNVVDLKEALQEFARVLKKNGILIVLEFTKKEKENFLDKITGFYTKKVLPLIGAAVSRNYKAYRYLPDSIGEFLSVERLKEELNKVGIETKFAKTYSAGISTLLIGMKR
- a CDS encoding cation:dicarboxylase symporter family transporter translates to MNDKTFLKNFLALSEPFTWAILIVLGICFYLLWVLQKKNFSFSVRMLIALVMGVTFGVVLQSMAGFPQYDQMQNIPWLFEIKIWFGFFGKAFVSFIKMLVIPIILFSMIRIILHIDNGINLKALLSRSLFWLLFTTAIAASLGITLAVCFGLGENFNAYVGDKAIREVKTFADVLLGLIPANPIAAMSGDNIVGVVILTFFVGFGARIIAKKSEFKKASDIFSDLIEAGYQIVMWMTLFIIRFMPYAVVCMMANTLISNGFGAIKDAMLFVGLIYLAMVIMFAIHLILVGFHGLNPWIYFKKALDTWLLAFTSRSSVAMLPLTISTLTNKLGVNAGTANFTASLGSTVGLNGCAGYFPAMTAVFIANLLGVQIDFSFMVMVVVVAVLGSLGIAGIPGVATMAASIMLAGIGFGEYFGLLSIVLAIDPILDMARTLSNVSGAMTSAVCADKELGTLDKKVYNS